The following proteins are co-located in the Methanobrevibacter thaueri genome:
- the mvk gene encoding mevalonate kinase, whose amino-acid sequence MIAKASAPAKTILFGEHSVVYGEPAIAGAINKRAFITIKDSEDDRTIFRAPDIGFEAELLTREKKYILLKGKPGIIRYILEVLYTLHDHTPIDITLNSQVPIGSGLGSSAAVTVAMLAALYRYHNIRFNKKSLAHDAHMIEQAVQGVASPLDTLVSTYGGLVYLSRNKKVEHFNVNFNVPFVVGYTTKHGNTGKMVKDVKNLKTRNPKIINPVITSMGNLTNYAKQAILKRDFNKIGELMNINHGFLDVIGVNTLELSRMVYNAREAGAIGSKTTGAGGGGSIIALCPGKVEEVAKAIARDDNVLKIRFTRKGVSSRVYK is encoded by the coding sequence TTGATAGCTAAAGCTTCCGCTCCGGCAAAAACTATTCTGTTTGGAGAACACTCTGTAGTTTATGGTGAACCTGCTATAGCGGGCGCTATAAATAAAAGGGCATTTATTACCATTAAGGATTCTGAAGATGACAGAACAATTTTCAGGGCTCCAGACATCGGTTTTGAGGCGGAGTTACTTACACGGGAGAAAAAATATATTTTACTTAAAGGAAAACCAGGTATTATTAGATACATTTTAGAAGTTCTTTATACACTTCACGATCACACACCAATCGACATCACACTGAACTCCCAGGTTCCGATTGGTTCAGGATTGGGTTCATCTGCCGCCGTTACAGTGGCGATGCTAGCAGCGTTATACCGTTATCATAACATTCGTTTTAACAAGAAATCTCTTGCCCATGACGCGCACATGATTGAACAGGCAGTTCAGGGAGTTGCAAGTCCTCTGGACACTCTTGTCTCTACTTATGGAGGACTGGTTTACCTGTCCAGGAATAAGAAAGTTGAGCATTTCAATGTCAATTTCAACGTTCCGTTTGTTGTGGGTTACACCACAAAGCACGGAAACACCGGAAAAATGGTTAAGGACGTTAAGAATCTCAAGACCAGAAACCCGAAAATCATAAATCCGGTTATCACTTCTATGGGCAATTTGACCAATTATGCAAAACAGGCTATTTTAAAAAGGGATTTCAATAAGATTGGTGAGTTAATGAACATTAACCACGGATTTTTAGATGTTATAGGGGTCAATACATTGGAATTGTCCCGTATGGTGTATAATGCAAGGGAAGCAGGTGCCATAGGTTCCAAGACTACTGGAGCAGGTGGTGGAGGCAGTATAATTGCACTCTGTCCGGGCAAGGTGGAAGAAGTTGCTAAAGCTATTGCTCGTGATGACAATGTTTTAAAAATCAGATTTACTAGAAAAGGAGTTTCTTCAAGGGTTTACAAGTGA
- the fni gene encoding type 2 isopentenyl-diphosphate Delta-isomerase has translation MISDRKLEHLLICENYDVEFKDKTTGFEDIELIHNVLPEIDKNEIDLSTEVFGKKLDSPLFITAITGGHPAAKEVNKQLAIAAENNGIALGVGSQRAACEHPELADTYTVVRENAPDCLLVGNIGAPQLNLAERAVEILDADILAIHLNPLQESIQPEGDLDARGYTEMISQITDAVDIPVLAKETGCGISAESAKTLVDAGVDFIDIEGAGGTSWAAVETYRAEDRYLGEIFWDWGIPTAISTVEVTNAVDVPVISSGGIRTGLEAAKAIALGADAVGMALPFLKNCNSQEALNTFINRFNDSLRIAMFLVGANNIEELKQSNLVIRGKTREWLNERGINTKNYSRR, from the coding sequence ATGATTTCAGATAGAAAATTAGAGCATTTATTAATTTGTGAAAATTATGATGTGGAGTTTAAGGATAAAACCACCGGATTTGAAGACATAGAGCTGATCCATAATGTTTTGCCTGAGATTGACAAAAACGAGATTGATTTGTCAACTGAGGTTTTCGGTAAAAAATTAGATTCACCTTTATTTATTACAGCAATTACCGGAGGACATCCTGCAGCAAAAGAGGTTAACAAACAATTGGCCATTGCAGCTGAAAACAACGGAATAGCATTGGGTGTTGGTTCTCAAAGAGCTGCTTGCGAACATCCGGAACTTGCAGACACTTACACTGTTGTGCGTGAAAACGCTCCTGACTGTTTGCTTGTTGGAAACATTGGAGCGCCACAATTGAACCTTGCTGAAAGGGCAGTTGAAATATTGGATGCGGATATCCTTGCGATTCATTTAAACCCTCTTCAGGAATCCATTCAGCCGGAAGGGGATTTGGATGCAAGAGGATACACTGAAATGATATCCCAAATCACTGATGCCGTTGACATTCCTGTTCTTGCTAAAGAGACAGGATGTGGAATTTCAGCTGAATCAGCAAAGACATTGGTTGATGCCGGCGTTGATTTCATTGATATTGAAGGTGCCGGAGGAACCAGTTGGGCGGCTGTTGAAACATACAGGGCGGAAGACAGGTATCTCGGAGAAATATTTTGGGATTGGGGAATTCCAACTGCAATAAGCACCGTTGAGGTCACCAATGCGGTTGATGTTCCGGTCATTTCTTCAGGAGGTATCAGAACAGGTCTTGAAGCCGCTAAGGCAATTGCACTTGGTGCGGATGCCGTAGGTATGGCACTGCCGTTTCTAAAGAATTGTAATTCACAAGAGGCTTTAAACACATTTATTAATAGATTTAATGATTCACTAAGAATTGCTATGTTTTTAGTTGGAGCTAATAACATTGAAGAATTGAAACAAAGTAATTTGGTCATTCGCGGAAAAACAAGGGAATGGCTGAATGAAAGAGGTATAAACACAAAGAATTATTCAAGGAGATAA
- a CDS encoding isopentenyl phosphate kinase has protein sequence MIILKIGGSILTNKDSKTSEVDAASLKRIASEIKRSLDNSDKELVIVHGAGSFGHPPAKKHRIGEEFEESEYPQKRLGFCEIQNEVKKLNMFICEALIEEGIPAIAVPASGFITATDKRITNGNLDLFKKYLSKGFVPVIYGDVVLDDDLEFCVISGDQLIQYLAKNLNPSQVILGTDVDGVYNKNPKTHDDAIFFDKFTSLKDLDTLEGTTNVDVTGGMVGKIKELLYLADLGIESKIINAEVEDNIFKVLEDKEVKGTVISRGN, from the coding sequence ATGATAATTTTAAAAATAGGTGGCAGTATCCTGACAAATAAGGATTCAAAAACTAGTGAAGTTGATGCTGCCAGCCTCAAGAGAATTGCCTCTGAGATTAAAAGGTCTCTTGACAATTCTGATAAGGAATTGGTCATAGTTCATGGTGCAGGTTCATTCGGCCATCCTCCTGCAAAAAAGCATAGAATTGGGGAGGAATTCGAGGAATCCGAATATCCTCAAAAGAGGTTAGGTTTCTGTGAAATTCAAAATGAGGTTAAAAAGCTCAACATGTTCATATGTGAAGCGCTGATTGAAGAGGGAATACCTGCAATTGCGGTTCCTGCCTCAGGATTCATAACAGCAACCGACAAGAGAATCACAAACGGCAATCTTGACCTGTTCAAGAAATATCTGTCAAAAGGTTTCGTGCCTGTCATCTATGGGGATGTTGTCCTTGATGACGATTTGGAATTCTGCGTTATTTCAGGCGATCAGTTAATCCAATATTTGGCCAAAAACCTAAATCCGTCACAGGTTATTTTGGGAACAGACGTTGACGGTGTCTACAATAAGAATCCGAAGACACATGACGATGCCATTTTCTTTGACAAATTCACATCACTTAAGGACTTGGACACTCTCGAAGGAACAACAAACGTTGATGTAACTGGTGGAATGGTTGGAAAGATTAAAGAACTTTTATATTTAGCAGATTTAGGAATTGAATCTAAGATAATAAATGCTGAAGTTGAAGATAATATTTTCAAAGTGCTAGAAGATAAGGAAGTTAAGGGAACAGTAATTTCAAGGGGAAATTAG
- a CDS encoding RNase J family beta-CASP ribonuclease — protein MSVEVIAIGGYQEVGKNMTAVRIGDDVVIFDMGIHLDRISMHEDTDIDRMHSLDLIERGVIPDDTLMKDVDGKVKGIVFSHGHLDHIGAVAKLAHRYDAPLIGTPYTSALIEKQIKGERKFKVTNPIKVLNPGSKVKLSKDITLEFVQSTHSIPQAVFPVLHTPEGVIVYALDFKFDNHQKVSPPPDYKRLRELGKKGVLALIVETTNAINYHEVKTHSERIARNILEDVMRGPLQEKTGMIVTTFSSHVERVQAIADIAKKSDREIFFLGRSMERFCGIAQKLGILKLPENASIYGSPKAVNKALMKADEDRANYLLVTTGHQGEPDALLPRIANGRTPFNIKKGDNIIISAPIIPNPTNAANRHIMERRLKLKGARIYPNAHVSGHAGREDHREFLRMLKPQHIIPAHGELSMLAAYAELAEEEGYRIGYDIHILRNAQAQVFKS, from the coding sequence ATGAGCGTAGAAGTTATCGCTATAGGTGGATATCAGGAAGTCGGGAAAAACATGACTGCTGTCCGTATAGGTGATGATGTCGTCATTTTTGATATGGGGATTCACTTAGACAGGATCAGTATGCACGAGGACACTGATATCGACAGAATGCACAGTTTAGATTTAATTGAGAGAGGGGTTATTCCTGACGACACCTTGATGAAGGATGTTGATGGAAAAGTAAAAGGAATAGTATTCTCTCACGGTCACTTGGACCACATTGGTGCAGTCGCTAAATTGGCTCATAGATACGATGCACCATTGATTGGAACACCATATACTTCTGCTTTAATAGAAAAACAGATTAAGGGAGAACGTAAATTCAAAGTAACAAATCCAATCAAGGTTTTAAACCCTGGAAGCAAAGTGAAGCTTTCAAAAGACATAACACTGGAATTTGTACAGTCAACACACAGTATTCCACAAGCTGTATTTCCGGTATTGCACACTCCTGAAGGAGTTATCGTATATGCACTCGATTTCAAATTTGACAATCATCAAAAGGTATCACCACCTCCTGATTATAAAAGATTAAGGGAATTGGGTAAGAAAGGAGTGCTTGCGTTAATTGTGGAAACCACTAACGCAATCAATTATCATGAGGTAAAGACACATTCCGAAAGAATCGCAAGGAACATCCTTGAGGACGTAATGAGAGGACCGTTACAGGAAAAGACTGGAATGATTGTTACCACATTCTCATCTCACGTTGAACGTGTACAGGCTATAGCAGACATCGCTAAGAAAAGCGATAGGGAAATCTTTTTCCTTGGAAGGTCCATGGAGAGGTTCTGTGGAATTGCACAAAAATTAGGAATTTTGAAGTTACCGGAGAACGCCAGCATTTACGGCTCTCCTAAAGCGGTCAACAAGGCCTTGATGAAGGCGGATGAGGACCGTGCAAACTATCTGTTGGTAACTACAGGGCACCAAGGTGAACCTGACGCATTGCTTCCAAGAATAGCCAACGGCAGAACACCGTTCAACATCAAGAAGGGAGACAACATTATTATTTCAGCACCTATCATTCCAAACCCAACAAATGCCGCTAACAGGCACATTATGGAAAGAAGGCTAAAATTGAAAGGTGCAAGGATTTATCCTAATGCTCACGTTTCCGGACACGCTGGAAGAGAAGATCACAGAGAGTTTTTAAGAATGTTAAAGCCTCAACATATCATTCCGGCACACGGAGAGTTATCAATGCTTGCAGCTTATGCTGAACTTGCAGAAGAAGAAGGCTACAGAATCGGATATGATATCCATATTTTAAGAAATGCTCAAGCACAAGTTTTTAAAAGTTAA